The Chlorocebus sabaeus isolate Y175 chromosome 16, mChlSab1.0.hap1, whole genome shotgun sequence genome window below encodes:
- the WNT3 gene encoding proto-oncogene Wnt-3: protein MPSAPLPRGAPRAGAAGIGASERRGGDPGAGSTVGRGTSGPVAAALGRPWQRRRGAQAAPALHSQPSRRWNWDGPLSTRESAFVHAIASAGVAFAVTRSCAEGTSTICGCDSHHKGPPGEGWKWGGCSEDADFGVLVSREFADARENRPDARSAMNKHNNEAGRTTILDHMHLKCKCHGLSGSCEVKTCWWAQPDFRAIGDFLKDKYDSASEMVVEKHRESRGWVETLRAKYSLFKPPTERDLVYYENSPNFCEPNPETGSFGTRDRTCNVTSHGIDGCDLLCCGRGHNTRTEKRKEKCHCIFHWCCYVSCQECIRIYDVHTCK, encoded by the exons ATGCCCTCGGCCCCTCTTCCCCGGGGCGCCCCGAGGGCTGGGGCGGCTGGGATTGGGGCGAGTGAGCGGCGCGGCGGGGACCCCGGGGCCGGGAGCACAGTTGGACGCGGGACCTCGGGCCCGGTTGCCGCAGCCCTAGGTCGGCCTTGGCAGCGCAGGCGCGGGGCGCAGGCGGCACCGGCTCTGCACTCTCAGCCCTCGCGTCGGTGGAACTGGGACGGGCCCCTCT CCACCCGCGAGTCGGCCTTCGTGCACGCCATCGCCTCGGCTGGCGTGGCCTTCGCCGTCACCCGCTCCTGCGCCGAGGGCACCTCCACCATTTGCGGCTGTGACTCACATCATAAGGGGCCGCCTGGCGAAGGCTGGAAGTGGGGCGGCTGCAGCGAAGACGCTGACTTCGGGGTGTTAGTGTCCAGGGAGTTCGCGGACGCGCGTGAGAACAGGCCGGACGCACGCTCGGCCATGAACAAGCACAACAACGAGGCGGGCCGCACG ACTATCCTGGACCACATGCACCTCAAATGCAAGTGTCACGGGCTGTCGGGCAGCTGTGAGGTGAAGACCTGCTGGTGGGCGCAGCCTGACTTCCGTGCCATTGGCGACTTCCTCAAGGACAAGTATGACAGCGCCTCGGAGATGGTAGTAGAGAAGCACCGTGAGTCCCGAGGCTGGGTGGAGACCCTCCGGGCCAAGTACTCGCTCTTCAAGCCGCCCACCGAGAGGGACCTGGTCTACTACGAGAACTCCCCCAACTTTTGTGAGCCCAACCCAGAGACGGGTTCTTTTGGCACAAGGGACCGGACTTGCAATGTCACCTCCCATGGCATTGATGGCTGCGATCTGCTCTGCTGTGGCCGTGGCCACAACACGAGGACGGAGAAGCGGAAGGAAAAATGCCACTGCATCTTCCACTGGTGCTGCTACGTCAGCTGCCAGGAGTGTATTCGCATCTACGATGTGCACACCTGCAAGTAG